The sequence tcctataaataggttGAAAGCTGAAGAGGAAGGGGTTGgctttgagagagagaaaaggatACTATATTTTAACGAAAAACCATTAGAGGTTCGGTTTCTGTTTAAAATCGCGAAGGGTCAATTTCGTTAAAAACGAAAAACCATTAGAGGTTCGGTTTCTgttttaaatcacaaaaaacgTGGAGaatcaattttataaaaaatgagaaaacgtTAGAGTCGAGTGTCGTTTGAAAAAATTGAGAATCGTTTTTTAATTGAAACGAAAAAGCGGTGGAGGTTCGAGTTCTGTTTAAAATCGCAAACAGcggttgaggatcgttttttaattgaaacgaaaaagcggttgaggatcgtttttatcccaaaacgaaAAAATGGTGAAGGCTCGAGTTCTGTTTAAAATCGCAAAAAGCGATTAAGgatcattttttttcaaaacgaAAAAGCGGTAGAAGCCCGAGTCTCGTTTGGAAGCATTGAGGATCGTTTTCATTCAAAACGAAAAAGCGGTAAAGGCTCATTTTTCATTCGAAAGCGTTGAgaatcgtttttttttttttcaaaaaaacgTTTGCAGATTCGACTGTTTGAAAAAACAAAAGTCGAAAAAACGTTATAGGTTCAGACTTATTCAAAATAGAAAAATCGCAAAAACGGAGTCTTGtcgcaaaaaagaaaaaaacgcaCAGTCAATTATCTAAGTTACAGATTGGTTAAACGTTTTTCTCCTATTCCTTTAACCGATATAACATAATTTTGCATTCCACAGATATAAAACTTCGGAATCGAGGAAGAAGCTAACctgaaaatagagtttttttCCGAAGCTAAAGGAGTCCAAGACTAAGCACAGAGGAGAGAAAATCGGTGCACTTGAGGTAAAAAAGAAATCATATGCTAACATCCTTAAATATTAGGGATGTCTTatgaaatcctaaacggaataggattcttatatttattattattatttatcctaatcctaaacagaataggattcttatatttattattattattatttatcctaatcctaaacaaaataggattcttatatttattactATGTATCCTAATCCAAAACAGAATGGGATTTTACTTCCTACTAATACTTTAGATTAGCCTATAGAATCGCAGATGGAGAGGATTCTGATGTTAGTTATAATTCTAATTTATCTCACAAGATTGGTAATCCTAACAGGGAGATTCGTGCTGCCACTTTTTAAATCATTTATCGAGCGGTTATGGATATTTATCTTTCTCACtcttattttggaaaataatccGAAAATAACAGTGGGGAGCAATTGATATAACTACTACCCACTGTTggagataattattgttaattatCTCTTTAGCTATCATCAGATACTAACGGATAACTATTAGGTTTGTTTAGAGTTATCTAATAACTAGTGTTTATTTTATCTATATTACGTATTGACAATTCTAGTTAAACTCTAACTCATGTAATCTACTATATATACAAGGCTATATGATCAGTCCTGATTGAGGGAAATTATTCATTAAACAATATATCTCTATTGTATATTCAACACCCATGTACTCCATTATCGTCCTAGATAATTGTACCCATGTTCAGCACGATCTTTTACCGATAGCTCACATGTAACTTCCTCCTttattcctataaataggttGAAAGCTGAAGAGGAAGGGGTTGgctttgagagagagaaaatgataCTATATTTTATGGTAtctaacttaagcatcagagcgtttgtgggaagaccgcttcccacactgtaacaggtttaatcctcaaggaagatcaaccttcgtcagggacgttcaaccttcatccagacgttcaaccttcatccggGGACGTTCAACCTTCGTCCACAGACGCtcaaccttcatccaggagGTTCGATCCTCAAGGAACATCGGCTGTCATCATCCTGATTGGAAGGACCGCCTTCCTTCAGAAGTTCAACGATTGATCTCCCATCTTACAAATTAATTGTTTAGTTCACGCTACAACAGTATCCACTCCTCGTTATGTCTTGTTGCGAGACTGACAGTAACTCGCTCTCAAGTTGTTGGAGCTTGATATTGTTTGTTCTTGCAAATAATCCAGTAAGAGTGTCTCATGCTTCTTTAGGGGGTTTTGTATCCTTGATACACTGCACCAAAGCATCCCCCCACCGAGATTGATAAAGCATACATTGCTTAACCACACTTAACCTTTCACTTTTTAAGGTCATTTTGTTTTATCGAAGGTGTTGTGTCATTGTCTCCAACAATCTTCATAAGTCTTGACCGAACAGATAAAACTTGATACAAGTACTCCAAGTACTGTAATCattatcattaaatttttcAAAAGTGCTTACTGATGTAGACATGTGAGTTATGATGACTTGATTATCTCTTTAAATCAATTACGTAAGCTTGATCCCACACAAATAATTTTCACAATTTCGGACTGCGCACTACCAATACCTCATACCACCACGATTTCGGATCGTAAACTTCAAAAACACTCGATGTTATAAAACTCCTAGAATGGTGGtagttataaaaaaatctaattttagaattttttttccttattttctAGCTATAAAATAAACTTTTTCCGATTCTCGACTTTTctaaggtaaataatttattagtcctctcctttttatctaacacattgtttagtccccctGTTTTGAagaacacattataaggtccttatcttttatcaatattatcCATTTAgtccttttgtctagtttttttagatttttaatcgaTTAGATCTTAGCTTTCAAGACAGTCATAGTAAATACAAAATGGTCATGTTACTCTGCTATTTTCTGTCCTTatgtttatgccaaatataacggttaaaaatctagaAAAAAATAGATAGAAGGACCAACGGGTTagtattgacaaaagatagtgatcttataatgtgtttttcaaaatatgagGACTAAACattgtgttaggtaaaaaggagGGGACTAATGAATTATTTACCCACTTTTCTAAGCCGGTAGTATTGATACAGATAAGAGCCAAATTTAACCTAACGTTTCAAACAAAGTGTAGATTTAGTCATAACATGaaattatgcaaatttaatcctaacattttcaagcaagatcaattttagccagcgtcattaaaattttgaaaataatagtTTGACATGTATTTAACCGTCACATCGCACTTTCCAAATAGGTTTGTCAATAAATCGAAGTACTTTTGTAAaaattttgttgatttttttataactatattaatatcacactaaatattttagacaatttgataaaaaaaaattgtgattaacttatatgtaacAGATTTAATTTCTAACattttaatagaatttttgtaattttgttaataatacattaaatataTGCGAAAGCTTTTCTTTCTAattctaataaaataaaaaattggaatGGGGGATCATATTCAATATCGTCAAGAAAGGTTACTTCAATAGAGTAAAGAAAGGAGATCGACTAAGCTTCAGTCTAATTTTCGATAACGTAtagctaaaattgattttactttAAATTTATACTATCACATAtcttaatgtttaaaatttaCATTACTCTTAAAATGTTAGGATTAATCTTTTATTGTGCGGACAATTTCATGTGACACCACATGTTACAATCTCAATAAATGTATTGTAATCACCGGGTTTTTGCAAGAATTTCCCTTGGTAAAAGGTTGGTCCTTTCCTAGAGAACAACgatgtgtataaataaactAGAATGAAAATTTTGTTGCTTAGTGAAAAGGTTAGCCCTTCCCTAATCATATGGTAATCAGTGCAGATTATCTTGTTTTTTTAGGTAACTTAACTAATAGTAGTATAAATAATCACAGTTAATGGAATCAAATAAAAACAGAAGATAAGATACCACTCATTGAAAAGGAAAACTAATAATTAGATGACTAATAGAAAAATATCCAGATCATTGCCACTAGAAAGCTCTCCAGTTGGATAAAGTATTAATGGTGGGAAAATGGTCCCTCTATTAAATCAATCAAAAAGCAATGATTAGTGACACCACATCATCGTCTAATTAATGTCCCGTAAAAACCAAAATAACAATCATTTTTGATAGCTGAATATAaacattttttaacaaaaatcatTTGAAAATGAAAAGATCAATAACAAGACAAGCATTCTCCATCTCTAATTATCAAAAATTCTACTGTAGTTCGGGACTAGCCGATCCTAGACCACTCAAAAAACGACACATCAACAGTACTGCTGACGTGTTATCTCGTTTTCTCTGCACTTATGGCCTGAAAAAATCCTACAAAACCTCAAAATGAACATAGTTATGGCCTGAAAAAACACCCAAAAATAGAATCCCATGATGATCATGATCAGCACAGCAACTGCTATTTTTCTAGCAGTAGCAGCATCTTTCTCTTTATTCTTTCCAACTCCAAAATCTTATTATCATTCACTCTACATATACACTTCCCTATCCAACAATGCCTCAATATCACACAACCTCTACATGCTAACCCGCCGCCCTCATGTTGCCGGAACAGAAGCCAACGAGGAGGCTGCAGCCTTTGTGCTATCTACTCTTGCTTCCTACAGTATTAAATCTCACATCGTTTCCTATGATGTCTCCCTCACTTATCCTATCTCACGTTCTTTGACTCTAACAACTCTAAAAGAACTGATCAAGTTCGATCTTCGTCAGGAGATTTACAATGGAGATCCTTATGCGGATGTAGCAAATGAAGTTCAACCTACCTTTCATGCATATGCAAAGTCAGGAACTGCAACTGGACCTGTGGTGTATGTGAACTATGGAAGAGTGGAAGACTTCAAGACACTGGAAGACATGGGGGTGAATGTATCAGGAACTGTTGTATTGGCTAGGTATGGGAAGATTTATAGAGGTGATATTGCACATAATGCTTTCGAGGCAGGTGCTATAGGGGCTGTTATTTACACCGATAGGAAAGACTACGGTGGTGGAAGTGGCGGAGAAGGGTGGTTTCCGGCTTCTAAGTGGATGCCGCCAAGTGGGGTTCAAGTAGGGTCTGTTTATGATGGAACGGGTGACCCTACCACCCCTGGATGGGCAAGTGTTGAAGGATGTGAAAGACTTTCGGATGATGAAGTCGAAAAAGGCGGCTACGTTCCTATGATTCCGTCCTTGCCAGTGTCTGCAACTGATGGTGAAACAATCATTGAGTCTATTGGCGGGCAAGTGGCTAGTGAAGACTGGCAAGGAAGCACAGATGGTCCAATTTATAGGGTTGGACCAGGACCAGGAGTACTAAACCTCACTTATAATGTAAGTACATGGTTTCAGTTTCAGAAAATTGGAGAACAAGCAAGCCTGAATGCTGAAGCTAAACAAGCTATATAACTTGACTTGTTTTGGGTGTTTCAGGGAAAGCAGACTATAGCAACAATTCAGAATGTTATTGCTGTAATAGAAGGATCAGAAGAACCTGATCGGTGAGATTTGGAACTGTTGTATCTGTACCCTGCAAGCTAAATGTGCATTTAAGCAAATCAAGTATACATCAGATGCAAGAAAAGAATAAAACATAGATTGGTAATTAACAACTGATAAAACTCTATATTAACAATCTAGTCACACTTCTACCAATGTTGTAGGTTTGTCATTCTCGGTAATCATCGAGATGCATGGACATTCGGAGCTGTTGATCCAAACAGTGGCACTGCTGCACTGCTAGAGGTAGTGGTTGCAACAATAAACTTTTTCCGAGTAACTTCGCAGTAGGAAAAGGAAAATTAAGCACATATgtgatataaattttaaatgcaTTCTAGGTTGCTCAAAGAATGGAAAAGCTACAGAAAAAAGGGTGGAAACCTCGACGAACAATAGTTTTCTGCAATTGGGATGCTGAGGAGTATGGCCTggtctctctctctttctactTCCCCTATCTTTCGTTATGTGTGTGTTTGTTGAAGGAAACATAAGCCAGGTTTAATTTGCAGATAGGATCAACTGAGTGGGTAGAAGACAACAGAGAATTGCTAGCTTCAAGAGCTGTAGCTTACTTGAATGTTGACTGTGCAGTATCTGGACCAGGATTTCATGCTTCTGCAACTCCTCAACTTGATGAATTACTCAAACAGGCTACTCAACAGGTATCTCAATAAACGTTCACAAGTTACCATTTTATCAAGTCATCACTGCTCTATCACATTTTGAAAGGTTCAAGACCCAGACAACTCATCACAGACCATCTATGAATCATGGGCTGGTTCCGGCAACTCTCCGGAGGTAAGCATGATAATATGAACTTTTATGCAAACTATTTTGAACACATCATATCATATCATTTTCATACAAACTATTTTGAACACATTATATTAtatcatatcatataaaatatattttaagactGTTAACTAAATCAATAACTTTCAAGCTCATCGATTTTACTTCATACAGATTGGGAGATTGGGTGGCGCAGGATCAGACTATGCAGCTTTTGTGCAACATATAGGTGTTGCTTCAGCTGATTTCTTCTATGGCGGAGGTAACTAAAAGTTATATCATCAATTATATAAATAAGCTTTTGCGTCTACCATTATAGTAATGACTAAGCATTtgaaaagggaagaatggcCTTTGACATCTCATGCTTGACTAATGATAATGATCAACTGCAGCATACCCAGTATACCACTCTATGTACGACGATTTCGTCTGGATGAAGAATTTCGGAGACCCCATGTTTCAAAGACATATTGCAGGTTTAAAATTGATTTGGCTCTTCCAATCAAATTCACATTAATCAAGTTTTCTATATATTTCTCGTTTTTCTTAACCATGTTCTTGTTTTTGAAGAACAGCTGCTAGTGTTTGGGGTTTGGTAGCTCTTCGGTTAGCTGATGAAGAAATATTGCCTTTTAACTATCTATCCTATGCATATGAGCTCCAGGTATGTCTGTTGAATGGTAAACAGCAACACATATTGTGTACAGATTACTAAGTGCATCTGGTTATGAAATTTGATTCAAAACCAAACTAATTATAACAGAAATGTGCAAAGAATTTGGAAGATGGGATATCAGATAAGGGAATAAATTTTGAACCACTATTCAAGTCCATCGAGGAGCTAACAAAAGCAGCTACCAAAATACAAAATGAAGTAAGGGTATGCTAAACAGTCTCCATCTCGagatttgaataaaaaatgttCAGAAATGACTCAACTCTAAGACGCATAATTCTGCAGGCAATAAGAAAAAACAGAGGCTGGGGCTGGGCATCAATGTGGAAGAAAGACCAAGTAAGAGTGAGAGAACTCAATGACAGACTAATGATGGCAGAACGAGCATTCACAGACCAAGATGGGCTCTCTGGGAGGCCATGGTATAAGCATTTGGTATGATAACTCCTGAATTCCTAATTAGTTATTTTCCATTAGCCCCTAAAACTTTGAAGATGTCCCATTAGCCTctgaatttgcttaaagtgacatgATTAATCTCCTAAATCCTACGTGGCAGAGCAAAGTGGAAATTTAGACAAGTTGAAGCGTGTAGCACTTAAAGCAAGTTCAAGAGGCCAATATGTCACTCAaaacaagttcaaggagctaataGGTGGGGCCGATtgatcactttaagcaagtttaggaaatcaatatatcattttaagtaagttcagggaccaataaatcactttaaataagtaCAAGGGGCAATCAGATTATTTGGCCAAGTACAGATAGCTCCTGATGGATTAAGCCTTGTATGTAGTTGAGTCGCCTGCCAAATTTGTAAGGAAGATCGAAATTCACCAATTTTTATGTGCTGCAGATATATGCACCCTCAAAGCATAATGACTATGGATCCAATTCCTTTCCTGGAATAGATGATGCAACTGAAACAGCAAAGAGTCTCAACACCTCAGAGTCATGGCACTATGTACAGCACGAAGTTTGGAGAGTCTCTAGAGCTGTGAGGCATGTCTCACGAGTTCTCAATGGTGAACTAACATGAATACATACAACTCAATCATCTCATATGTAGTTCATACACACGTCATTCAAAATATGAGAATTAAAAGAGAAACATTGGAAATACTTTATAGATTCCACTTCAAGCTACCTAGCGAAATTTCTTTTcagatcagcgatcatgtccaCTTCAATTCACGCAAAAAGGCTCTAGTGTGGTCTAGAATTGGATCCAACAACGGAATCCCTATCAACTATGAATCTAAAACTTTATCATCTCGCTAATAATCATCAATAAAAAGACCCTTGGCTTCTTATCCATGAAGTCTATCAAAAGTACTACAACCTCTGAAGAGGGATAGTACATAGCAGAGCAGAGAGGGTTTTCATGGGATAGGAAATGAAATTATTTGCCCCACATGAATCAAGGGTTGTCTGGTAAAACTTAGGCCGAATCCAAAGCAAGACTCGTGACTTGTGATCCAACCAATGAGCATAACCCCTCTCATATACAAATTTCCAAATAACCAAAGTATTTGTGCACTACGAAGCATATCTTCATAAGAAGagttattttcttcaattttacCATCCATGAGACGTACAAGAGCCTGCGCTATGAGAATGTCCTACAAGCCTACCCTTCCCAAACGGCTCCAATGGCCAATAATGCCTCAAAAAGCCCACCCTTCCCAAATGGCTCAGTGGCCAATAATACCTCAAAAGAACAACATAGAGACAGCAAATTACGAAGCACAACCTGGAGACTGCATGTAGTGTATACAATATTCAAAGGGAGGAATAAGTTTAAGATATTGAAACACTTCTCATTCACTAAATAAATCTGAAAGTTTATAACTTATAAATCTATGTACAAATCCCAATGGGGCTCTTTTTTCAGAAGAAATGGGTGTTAGTATTAGGTTAGTTGACTCTAAAATTCAGTATCTGATATATACACAATGACTAACAATTACAATCTATGTACAACGTAGGCTTACATTATTTACTTCCAAACCTTGATAGCCCCATCTCTACTGCTTGAAATCAATAGTCTCTGGTTCAATTTGACAGAAGCCAAAGAGAGGATTGAATCTCGGTGACAGCCAGCAGAATCAGTAGCAGCTGCTGCAATAACTGCCTTTGCTGTTAGCTTGGTAGGAACATGCCGTCTTTTTGTCTCCtattgatgaaaaataaaaagtaattttaGCATTACACACCTAACATGATGACAAATAT comes from Euphorbia lathyris chromosome 8, ddEupLath1.1, whole genome shotgun sequence and encodes:
- the LOC136201996 gene encoding probable glutamate carboxypeptidase LAMP1 isoform X1 — translated: MMIMISTATAIFLAVAASFSLFFPTPKSYYHSLYIYTSLSNNASISHNLYMLTRRPHVAGTEANEEAAAFVLSTLASYSIKSHIVSYDVSLTYPISRSLTLTTLKELIKFDLRQEIYNGDPYADVANEVQPTFHAYAKSGTATGPVVYVNYGRVEDFKTLEDMGVNVSGTVVLARYGKIYRGDIAHNAFEAGAIGAVIYTDRKDYGGGSGGEGWFPASKWMPPSGVQVGSVYDGTGDPTTPGWASVEGCERLSDDEVEKGGYVPMIPSLPVSATDGETIIESIGGQVASEDWQGSTDGPIYRVGPGPGVLNLTYNGKQTIATIQNVIAVIEGSEEPDRFVILGNHRDAWTFGAVDPNSGTAALLEVAQRMEKLQKKGWKPRRTIVFCNWDAEEYGLIGSTEWVEDNRELLASRAVAYLNVDCAVSGPGFHASATPQLDELLKQATQQVQDPDNSSQTIYESWAGSGNSPEIGRLGGAGSDYAAFVQHIGVASADFFYGGAYPVYHSMYDDFVWMKNFGDPMFQRHIAAASVWGLVALRLADEEILPFNYLSYAYELQKCAKNLEDGISDKGINFEPLFKSIEELTKAATKIQNEVRAIRKNRGWGWASMWKKDQVRVRELNDRLMMAERAFTDQDGLSGRPWYKHLIYAPSKHNDYGSNSFPGIDDATETAKSLNTSESWHYVQHEVWRVSRAVRHVSRVLNGELT
- the LOC136201996 gene encoding probable glutamate carboxypeptidase LAMP1 isoform X2, whose translation is MMIMISTATAIFLAVAASFSLFFPTPKSYYHSLYIYTSLSNNASISHNLYMLTRRPHVAGTEANEEAAAFVLSTLASYSIKSHIVSYDVSLTYPISRSLTLTTLKELIKFDLRQEIYNGDPYADVANEVQPTFHAYAKSGTATGPVVYVNYGRVEDFKTLEDMGVNVSGTVVLARYGKIYRGDIAHNAFEAGAIGAVIYTDRKDYGGGSGGEGWFPASKWMPPSGVQVGSVYDGTGDPTTPGWASVEGCERLSDDEVEKGGYVPMIPSLPVSATDGETIIESIGGQVASEDWQGSTDGPIYRVGPGPGVLNLTYNGKQTIATIQNVIAVIEGSEEPDRFVILGNHRDAWTFGAVDPNSGTAALLEVAQRMEKLQKKGWKPRRTIVFCNWDAEEYGLIGSTEWVEDNRELLASRAVAYLNVDCAVSGPGFHASATPQLDELLKQATQQVQDPDNSSQTIYESWAGSGNSPEIGRLGGAGSDYAAFVQHIGVASADFFYGGAYPVYHSMYDDFVWMKNFGDPMFQRHIAAASVWGLVALRLADEEILPFNYLSYAYELQKCAKNLEDGISDKGINFEPLFKSIEELTKAATKIQNEAIRKNRGWGWASMWKKDQVRVRELNDRLMMAERAFTDQDGLSGRPWYKHLIYAPSKHNDYGSNSFPGIDDATETAKSLNTSESWHYVQHEVWRVSRAVRHVSRVLNGELT